The genomic window GGTAAAGGTGTTATTCCAGATGAACATCCTTTTTGTTTAGGAGGACTTGGGTTAATTGGTACCAAACCAGCAACTTTGGCAATGGAAGAAGCTGATACGTTAATTATGATTGGCACATCTTTCCCATTTACAGGATATCTACCTAAAAATGCAAAAACCATACAGTTAGACAATGACCCATCTCAGATCGGAAAACGTTATGCCGTTGATGTTGGACTTGCAGGTGATTCTTATCAAACTTTACATAATCTCATTACCTTGGTTGAAAATCATAATGATGGTTCATTTCTTAATGAATGTCAGGCAAATTTAAATGAGTGGCGGCAAAAATTACATGAGCAGGAACAAGACGATTCTATACCAATTAAACCTCAGCGTGTCATTCGTGCCCTGCAGAAAGTTGCGGATGATGATGCCATTCTTTCAGTCGATGTAGGGAATGTTACTGTATGGATGGCTCGCCATTTCAACATGTTAAATCAAAGGTTTGTCATCTCAAGCTGGCTAGCAACATTAGGGTGCGGCTTACCTGGAGCAATTGCTGGAAAGATCGCTTATCCGGATAAACAGGTATTTGCAATTTGTGGGGATGGCGGTTTCCAAATGATGATGAATGACTTTGTCACCGCTGTAAAATATGATCTTCCACTAGTAGTAATTGTTCTTAATAATCATAAAATTGCAATGATTAAATTCGAACAGGAAGTTATGGGCAATGCTGAATTTGGTACCGATTTACATAACCCAGATTTTGCCCGATATGCTGATATTTGCGGAGGAATAGGATATCATGTAGAACACCCAGAGGAATTACTACCTGTATTGAAAAAAGCGATATCTGCAAATAAACCATGTATTGTTGATGTTATTGTGGATGCAAGTGAAGCACCATTACCTGCAAAAGTAACATTTGGACAGGCCAAAGGTTATGCCCGTCACATGCTAAAAGAATTGTTTCAGGAAGGAACAATCCATAAGCCACCACTCTAAAACCAAAAAAGAGAGAAACATACAAAAGAGCTCCTTCCTTTTTGATTTCCATAAGATAAAAATATAAGTAGTCCATCTTCTCTATGTAGATGGCCACTGTAACAAAACGGGGTAAAACCAAATTTCAACAGGGAAAAGATAAAACCTTGTCAAAAGGCTGTTGGAAAGAAGTATTTAACGGCCGCATAAAAAGGATATAAGCATATAACCTATCCATATATACAATAGTCTAAAACTGAGTAGCAATTGAATTAGTCATTTACTAAGAGTGAAAAGAAGCTATATGGAAAGTTTCCATTTAGCTTCTAATTTACTTATTTATGTTGCTTTTATTTTTGATTTGTTTTGCATATAGGGGTAGTGACAGGTGTGACAGGGTGAAACAAAAAAGGAGCATTCTTTACTCCTGTTTCCCCCATGTATGCTACTTTGCGGTCTATGACACGAACCCTGTCACTACCCCTAAGATAAGCTAACAATGTTAAATATGTTGTTTTTAACTTTATTGTATACAACAACATATATATCATCATATGTGTTGTTGTATTTGTATGTTTTTAGTACCGCGGTTGGCCTAAGCCCATCGTCTCTTTTAGGGGACGATGGGCTTTTTTGTATACTTGCACCAAAGATTAGGAGGCTAAATGTATGAGTAACAAACAAGGAAGTTTAATACGAACCATGACATCACTCCATATTATGATGATGGCGCTGGGAGGAGCTATAGGTGCAGGGTTATTTAAAGGAAGCAGCACAGCCATCGATATGGCAGGCCCGGCAGTAATTATTGCGTATCTGGTTGGAGGAATCATATTGCTTTTAGTTTGTTTTGCATTTTAAAATTCATAGTAGGGCTTCCTCCTTAAGACTTTGAGTCAGATTGGACTATATACTCGTATCTTACTGAGGGGCTCTACTTTTTTCAAACCTGATATTTAACGATCTACAGGAATGCTAACGAAGCACTTTAGTAAAAGAAGATGATAAGTTTTAGTACCAACTAATAATACCAGGTGTTAAAATGAGGTAGATATATTTTAATAAAATATAATATTGGTAATGGGGGCTTTAATGTTGTTTGATACTCAAAAAATTAAAGATATTATTAAACATCGCTATCCATTTCTTTTAGTGGATAGAATTCT from Bacillus sp. F19 includes these protein-coding regions:
- a CDS encoding pyruvate oxidase, giving the protein MFRASAGDYMMDLLIDWGVDHIYGMPGDSINTLIESIRKVKDQINFIQVRHEEAGALAAAAYAKLTGKLGVCMGIAGPGAIHLLNGLYDAKLDKAPVLAIVGQVETDLMGTDFFQEIDLANLFKDVAVYSQMVMSAEQLPAVLNQAIRTAYDKKGVSVLIIPDDIPKFEVERHARQTSSFYVQPNILPQEKDVKKAIEILNEAKRPVILAGKGARGASQSLLTFAEKMKAPIVLSLPGKGVIPDEHPFCLGGLGLIGTKPATLAMEEADTLIMIGTSFPFTGYLPKNAKTIQLDNDPSQIGKRYAVDVGLAGDSYQTLHNLITLVENHNDGSFLNECQANLNEWRQKLHEQEQDDSIPIKPQRVIRALQKVADDDAILSVDVGNVTVWMARHFNMLNQRFVISSWLATLGCGLPGAIAGKIAYPDKQVFAICGDGGFQMMMNDFVTAVKYDLPLVVIVLNNHKIAMIKFEQEVMGNAEFGTDLHNPDFARYADICGGIGYHVEHPEELLPVLKKAISANKPCIVDVIVDASEAPLPAKVTFGQAKGYARHMLKELFQEGTIHKPPL